One Cryobacterium roopkundense genomic region harbors:
- a CDS encoding bile acid:sodium symporter family protein: MHRIRAVSAFVGRWFALIVLAAGGLALAVPGAFSGMTVAIPCLLSVIMLGMGMTLRPVDFAIVAKRPWPLLLGVAAQYVVMPLLGLGIAVALDLSPLLTAGMILVGASPGGTASNVMVYLSKGDTALSVAMTTVSTLLAPILTPLLVLLLAREILPVDPGALFISILQIVLVPVLAGLLLRLFLPRLVEKLLDVLPLVSVAGITVVVMAVVAASSSTLLSIGILVVVAVVLHNSLGLTLGYLIGRVFGLPIASRRAISIEVGMQNSGLAAALAVAHFNPVAALPAAIFSVWHNVSGSLLASYWSRRALPADATPAPELSRTSA, encoded by the coding sequence CGCTGGTTCGCCCTGATCGTGCTCGCGGCCGGCGGACTGGCCCTCGCCGTTCCCGGAGCCTTTTCCGGGATGACCGTCGCGATCCCCTGCCTGCTCTCCGTGATCATGCTCGGGATGGGGATGACCCTGCGGCCGGTGGATTTCGCCATCGTCGCCAAGCGTCCCTGGCCGTTGCTGCTCGGAGTGGCCGCGCAGTACGTGGTGATGCCCCTGCTGGGGCTCGGCATTGCGGTGGCGCTCGACCTGTCGCCTCTGCTGACCGCCGGTATGATCCTGGTCGGCGCCTCGCCCGGCGGCACCGCCTCGAACGTGATGGTGTACCTGTCGAAGGGCGACACCGCGCTGTCCGTTGCGATGACCACGGTGTCCACCCTGCTCGCGCCCATTCTCACGCCGCTGCTCGTGCTGCTTCTGGCCCGGGAAATTCTGCCCGTCGATCCCGGGGCCCTCTTCATTTCCATCCTGCAGATCGTGCTCGTTCCGGTGCTCGCCGGGCTGCTCCTGCGGCTGTTCCTGCCGCGGCTGGTGGAGAAGCTCCTCGATGTGCTGCCGCTCGTTTCGGTTGCGGGTATAACGGTTGTCGTCATGGCGGTGGTTGCCGCAAGCTCGTCCACGCTGCTGTCGATCGGCATCCTCGTGGTGGTTGCGGTCGTGCTGCACAACTCCCTCGGGCTCACCCTCGGCTACCTGATCGGCAGAGTCTTCGGCCTGCCGATCGCGAGCCGTCGAGCCATCAGCATCGAGGTGGGCATGCAGAATTCCGGCCTCGCGGCGGCGCTCGCCGTGGCCCACTTCAACCCCGTTGCCGCCCTGCCGGCGGCGATCTTCTCGGTGTGGCACAACGTGTCTGGCTCCCTTCTGGCAAGCTACTGGTCCCGCCGGGCCCTGCCGGCAGACGCGACGCCCGCGCCGGAACTGAGCCGCACGTCGGCCTGA
- a CDS encoding LuxR C-terminal-related transcriptional regulator, with translation MSSPIPSQDSRVAAAERTKIIADLTDAHATTLESLLAVLRSGSTSDQAARHVATDVAAAAMVALRAVSDLDRSLTEEPVARAFERLRDDLRPLVRFGDLDVQFIEPPVNGRALPGEVAHEARAIVRGAVLALVEQSGVAKVRVQWDCDGSNLLIRIRDDGPGDLTPEVPSVRQLSARVVALNGDLQVQATPGWGSEMAVSLPLDPPAASVVTEAAWGLSPREREVLALVASGARNKAIAAELLISENTVKFHVANLLRKVGASTRAELASLAH, from the coding sequence ATGTCTTCCCCTATCCCTTCCCAGGACTCGCGCGTCGCCGCGGCGGAGCGAACGAAGATCATCGCCGACCTCACTGACGCCCACGCCACGACGCTCGAATCGCTCCTCGCCGTGCTGAGGTCAGGCTCCACGAGCGACCAGGCGGCGCGCCACGTGGCCACGGACGTCGCGGCGGCAGCCATGGTGGCGCTGCGCGCGGTGAGCGACCTCGACCGCTCGCTCACCGAGGAGCCGGTGGCGCGAGCCTTCGAACGCCTCCGCGACGACCTGCGGCCGCTTGTGCGTTTCGGCGACCTTGACGTGCAGTTCATCGAGCCGCCGGTGAACGGACGCGCCCTGCCTGGCGAGGTGGCCCACGAGGCGCGCGCGATCGTGCGCGGTGCCGTGCTCGCGCTCGTGGAGCAGAGCGGGGTGGCGAAGGTGCGGGTGCAGTGGGACTGCGACGGAAGCAACCTTTTGATCCGCATCCGCGACGACGGGCCCGGCGACCTCACCCCAGAGGTGCCGAGTGTGCGCCAACTGTCGGCCCGGGTCGTCGCCCTGAACGGGGACCTTCAGGTGCAGGCGACGCCCGGATGGGGATCCGAGATGGCGGTGTCCTTGCCGCTCGACCCGCCCGCGGCATCCGTTGTCACCGAAGCGGCCTGGGGTCTCAGCCCCCGGGAGCGCGAGGTGCTCGCGCTCGTGGCCTCGGGCGCACGCAACAAGGCGATCGCCGCCGAACTGTTAATCAGTGAAAATACCGTGAAGTTCCACGTGGCCAACCTGCTGCGAAAGGTGGGCGCGTCAACCCGCGCCGAACTCGCCTCTCTGGCCCACTAA
- the hxlB gene encoding 6-phospho-3-hexuloisomerase, whose product MNATTTTPVRVSATDALGTIGAENVHVVDQLRDTSAGTLDAAAERLQRAERVFVLGAGRSGLALKMTAMRLMHLGLDVHVVGEVTAPAITRGDVLLVASGSGTTGAIVRAAEMAATVGVGIVALTTDGGSPLARLAEVTVVIPAAAKQDHGGPLSEQYSGGLFEQSVLLVGDALFHTLWKASGATAEELWPRHANLE is encoded by the coding sequence ATGAACGCAACGACAACTACCCCGGTACGGGTCTCCGCCACGGATGCCCTGGGCACTATCGGCGCCGAAAACGTGCACGTGGTCGACCAGCTGCGCGACACATCCGCTGGCACACTCGACGCCGCGGCCGAACGCCTGCAGCGGGCCGAGCGTGTGTTTGTGCTCGGCGCCGGGCGCTCCGGCCTGGCTCTGAAGATGACGGCGATGCGACTGATGCATCTCGGCCTCGACGTGCACGTGGTGGGCGAGGTGACCGCCCCCGCAATCACGCGCGGCGATGTGCTGCTCGTGGCGAGCGGCTCGGGAACGACGGGCGCCATTGTGCGGGCCGCCGAAATGGCGGCCACGGTGGGCGTGGGCATCGTGGCGCTCACCACGGACGGCGGCTCGCCGTTGGCCCGCCTCGCCGAGGTTACCGTGGTTATTCCGGCTGCGGCCAAGCAGGACCACGGCGGGCCGCTGTCGGAGCAGTATTCCGGCGGCTTGTTCGAGCAGAGCGTTCTCCTCGTCGGCGACGCACTCTTCCACACGCTGTGGAAAGCCTCCGGCGCCACGGCCGAGGAGCTGTGGCCCCGCCACGCCAACCTCGAGTAG